The genomic interval CGATGGCCTGCACGGCGAAGGGCTCGTAGCTCATCAGCAGGAACTTCGCTGTCGAAGCAGCAGCCGCTTCGTGGTCGTCCCACTTATTGAGCTCAACGTATTTGACGCCGTCTTCCTGGAGCAGCCAGAGCTGGCCGCCGTCCTGCCCGCTGAGGACTTCGTAGCTGCCGGCCACGCTGATTTCGTTGTAGACGTAGAGGGTGCGCTTGCCCCACTCGGCGACCGTGGCATAGAGCAGGCCGTCGCACTCGAGCTCCTTGGCAAGCTCCAGCGGATCGGCGGCCATGATCTGTCCGCCTTCATCGGGGTTGATGTCGAAGTTCTCGATCAGAATCTTGTC from Chrysiogenia bacterium carries:
- a CDS encoding DUF799 family lipoprotein, producing the protein MSHAIHRFRASVALLAIVATTSACGGKKAVLAPEWEQLKPSCMAVLPVQNESTDGEAPAVFRRLLEEKLPAKGYRVPPRDFVDKILIENFDINPDEGGQIMAADPLELAKELECDGLLYATVAEWGKRTLYVYNEISVAGSYEVLSGQDGGQLWLLQEDGVKYVELNKWDDHEAAAASTAKFLLMSYEPFAVQAIDQALGKLPNR